Proteins from a single region of Trichomycterus rosablanca isolate fTriRos1 chromosome 16, fTriRos1.hap1, whole genome shotgun sequence:
- the gpn3 gene encoding GPN-loop GTPase 3 encodes MPRYAQLVMGPAGSGKSTYCSTLIQHAESINRSIQVVNLDPAAEHFNYPVMADIRELIQVDDVMEDDSLRFGPNGGLVFCMEYFANNFDWLEESLGHVEDDYILFDCPGQIELYTHLPVMKQLVEQLQQWEFRVCGVFLVDSQFMVESFKFISGVMAALSAMVALEIPQVNIMTKMDLLSSKAKKEIEKYLDPDMYSMMEDSSGTLRSKKFKKLTKAICGLIDDYSMVRFLPFDRTDEEGINIVLQHIDFSIQYGEDLEFKEPKEADEEPSNLNYDEFFQDGRSDS; translated from the exons ATGCCTCGCTACGCACAGCTTGTGATGGGACCGGCTGGAAGCGGAAAG AGTACGTACTGCTCTACCTTGATCCAGCATGCTGAATCCATCAACCGCTCCATCCAGGTTGTCAACCTCGATCCAGCTGCGGAGCACTTTAACTACCCAGTCATGGCAG ACATTCGAGAGTTGATCCAAGTGGATGATGTGATGGAGGATGACTCGTTGAGGTTCGGCCCAAATGGAGGATTGGTCTTTTGCATGGAGTACTTCGCTAATAACTTTGACTGGCTGGAGGAGAGTCTTGGACACGTAGAGGACGATTACATACTTTTTGACTGCCCAG GTCAGATTGAGCTGTACACCCATCTACCCGTCATGAAGCAGTTAGTGGAGCAGCTTCAGCAGTGGGAGTTCCGAGTGTGTGGTGTCTTCTTGGTGGATTCTCAATTCATGGTGGAGAGTTTTAAG TTTATTTCTGGTGTGATGGCGGCATTGAGTGCAATGGTGGCACTAGAAATCCCTCAGGTCAACATCATGACCAAAATGGACCTGCTCAGTTCAAAAGCAAAGAAAGAAATTGAGAA GTATCTGGACCCGGACATGTATTCGATGATGGAGGACAGCTCCGGAACCCTGAGGagcaaaaaatttaaaaaactcACCAAAGCTATATGTGGTTTG ATCGACGACTACAGCATGGTGCGTTTTCTGCCATTTGATCGCACGGATGAAGAGGGAATCAACATTGTCCTACAGCACATCGACTTCTCCATACAATACGGAGAGGATCTAGAGTTCAAAGAACCAAAG GAAGCTGATGAGGAACCGAGCAATCTGAATTACGATGAGTTCTTTCAAGACGGAAGATCGGATTCCTAA
- the vps29 gene encoding vacuolar protein sorting-associated protein 29 — protein sequence MLVLVLGDLHIPHRCNTLPAKFKKLLVPGKIQHILCTGNLCTKESYDYLKTLAGDVHIVRGDFDENLNYPEQKVVTVGQFKIGLIHGHQVIPWGDMASLALLQRQLDVDILISGHTHKFEAFENENKFYINPGSATGAYNALESNIIPSFVLMDIQASTVVTYVYQLIGDDVKVERIEYKKS from the exons ATG TTGGTCCTTGTTTTAGGTGACCTGCACATTCCTCACCGGTGCAACACTCTGCCGGCCAAATTCAAGAAGCTGCTGGTTCCTGGCAAGATCCAGCACATCCTCTGCACTGGGAACCTCTGTACGAAGGAGAGCTATGACTACTTAAAAACGCTGGCCGGAGATGTGCACATCGTCAGAGGAGACTTTGACGAA AACCTGAATTACCCCGAGCAGAAGGTGGTGACTGTGGGCCAGTTTAAGATCGGTCTGATCCACGGGCATCAGGTGATCCCCTGGGGTGACATGGCCAGCCTCGCTCTTCTCCAGAGGCAGCTGGACGTGGATATCCTCATTTCGGGCCACACGCACAAGTTCGAGGCTTTCGAGAATGAGAATAAATTCTACATCAACCCCGGCTCAGCTACAGGAGCCTATAACGCACTGGAGAG CAACATCATACCGTCCTTTGTTTTGATGGACATCCAAGCATCCACAGTCGTCACGTACGTTTACCAGCTCATCGGAGATGACGTTAAAGTTGAGAGAATCGAATACAAGAAGTCATAA
- the LOC134330185 gene encoding protein FAM216A, giving the protein MNSFLPLRSSGFPHSQFGPKNPDYGHKKLGQRAGPLQPQHFNTIQIPKAMLTPPFLQYSALTPGQKQYLCTVCEAYSKDHMRKLMQQHYLNVLHRSIGTGFTKKSSFTINPAVGTSLPGLDHSPAHQDERSGGKIKGQEPRNTSPNLPNIKVTSKVCSQGLQNQTKERSHQQK; this is encoded by the exons ATGAATTCTTTCTTACCATTAAG GTCATCAGGATTCCCTCATTCACAGTTTG gTCCCAAGAACCCTGATTATGGCCACAAGAAACTTGGACAGAGAGCAGGACCTCTTCAGCCTCAGCACTTTAATACTATTCAGATTCCTAAAGCCATGCTAACACCTCCATTCCTACAG TACTCAGCTTTGACTCCTGGTCAGAAGCAGTATTTGTGTACGGTGTGTGAAGCGTACAGCAAGGATCACATGCGGAAGCTGATGCAGCAGCACTAcctgaatgtgctgcacagatCTATTGGAACAG GTTTTACAAAAAAGTCCAGCTTCACCATCAATCCTGCAGTGGGAACGTCTTTACCAGGCCTGGACCACAGCCCAGCACACCAGGACGAGAGATCTGGAGGAAAGATTAAAGGACAGGAGCCCAGAAATACAAGTCCTAATCTACCTAATATAAAAGTCACAAGTAAAG TTTGTTCTCAGGGTCTCCAGAatcaaacaaaagaaagaagccaccaacaaaaataa